Below is a genomic region from Persicimonas caeni.
CTTCCACTCTTTGACCGTCTGACCGTCCTGCTTGACGATCAGGTCGAAGGTGCCTTGGCCGGTCGACTGGAAGTTCTCGACCTCGAAGGTCATCTGGGTGCCCGACGGCGGCGCGGCGCCCGTCTGCTCCATGACGATCGACTCGGTGTACTTCCCGTTGCTGTCTTTGATGCCGTAGCAACTTCCGCCGAAGCTCGCCGGGCACTCGTCGCCCTCGTGGCGGTAGCTGCTGCCGTTGGTGAAGCTGTCGTCCTGGTAGTCGATGTACTCGGGCTGGAGCATCGCCAGGTCGAGGTCGACCGCGTCGCTCTCCCAGCTCAACTCGACTTCCAAGGGCTTGGGCGCCTCGTCGCCCAGGCACGTCTTGACGCACAGGGGCATCTCGTCGTTGGCCGGGCAGTAATCCGAGCAGGTGTCGTTGATGGGCTTGTTCCACTCGCACTTCGAGCCGCAGATATTGGCGGCGGTCAGGCCGATCTTCGACTCGATGCCGATGCGACCGCACAGGCTGGCCGGGTTCTCGCCGCAGGCGCTCGACGGCGAGCTGCCGTCACGCACGCTGAACACCCCGCCGGCGTCGAATTGCACGCTGGCGTAGGGGCTGAACGGCTCGAGGTAGGGGCCGGCGACGTCGTAGAGCAACAGGTCGATGCGCGGGGAGAACTGCAGCTTGGCGCTGGCCTTGCCGGTCAGGTTGACCGTCAAATCCTGCTCCTCGAGGTTCAGCCCCTGGAAGCCCGGATTCGGGCGACGCTCGGGGTTGCCCTCGAAGCTGCCATCGATGCCCTTGTAGAACGGCTCGATGCTCCCGTCGTTCATGCGCACGCCATAGCCCTCGTCCTCACCCGAATCGGCGAAGTAGTGAAAGCCGTTGCCGTAGCGAAGGCCAGTGACCTCGACCGGGTTGAGCTCGATGGTGGCCTCGGCGCTGGCCTCGGCGCTAGCCGTCAGCGTCGCCTTGGCGTTGGCGGTGATGTAGACCGGGAACCAACCGATGAAGAAGAGCTTGCTCATCAGTCGCTTGTCGTGGGTCTCCCAGATCGTCCACGACTTTTTGGCCGAGGCCGAAAAGCCCACCTTGAGCGGGCCGGTGGTCGGCGTCAGCGAGCCCTCGGCGTCGAAGACCATGCGCTTGAGCGCGCCGGTGCAGTTGTCCTTGGCCCAGTCGACCTGAACCGGGTGCGGCGGAAGGTAATCGCCGCAGGGGCCGGCCTTGACCTGAGTGAGCGTCTTGGTGCCCTCGTAGTAGGCGTTGAAGTCGGCATCGCACGAGGAGTTTTGGGCCGCGTAGTCGAGGGAAGCGATGATGTCGTTACACGACGGGCCGGCCGCGTCGAACCAGAAGCCGTCGTACTCGGTGCTCTCGTAGACGCAACGGTTGGCCTGGCAGCTCACGCCGCGGTTCTCGCCGCGTGCGGCCTCCGGGAAGCAGTCGTTGGTGCTATAACAGGTCTTGGTCCCCGTAAACGTAGTGTACGAGGTGTCCATGTTGCTGCCCGGCTCGATCTTCAGGTCCATGTAGACGCTGGCGTCGAGCTGGATCTGGGGCTTGGCGCTAAACGACACGCCGTTGTTGGCCGTGTAGGTGATCGTGCCGCCGGAGACCTGCAGGTTGGGGATCGACTGCGTCTTCGAGTCGGGCACGCCGATGGAGACCGTGCCCGAGGAGATGCGCGGTGCTTCCTGAGCGCCCAATTCCTGGCGGCGAACCCCCGAGGTGTCGGTCTCGGTGGGCTGCTGCGGGGTCAACTCCCCCTTGTAGACCGCCTCGGTCAACTGGGCGTTGCGCGTGTTGAAGATCAACGCGCTGTCGGTGCGCTCGACGCTCTCGACCTTGCGCAGGAACGGACGGTCCGGGTTGGCCGAGACGAGCACGTCGCCCCGGTCGAACTCGCTGGCCGCTTCGGCCGGCGCGCCGCTCACCGGAAATACCAGGCGATTGGGCTCGACCTGAATCTGGTCGACCACATCGTTGGCGATCTGGTGCGTCCAGGGCATGACCACGTTGGTCTTCTGGGCGATATACTCGTCGCCCAAATCCATCGGTGTGCCCTGCTCGCTGTCATCCGCAGTCGAGTTCACGACGCGAGATTCCTGCTCGCCGCAACCAACGGCCAGCGTCAGACTCAGACCGACCAATAAAGCCGGCAGGCGAAATCGTCTCTTAGCATCCATCTGCGCAATCATTCTTTCCTCTATATTTCCGACTCGGCAGCAACCATTCGTTCCGACACGAACCTGCAATAGCTATTTCTTCAGCGTTAGGAACAGCAATAATTGATCCACTTCCCTTGTACGAAGCGCCACTGCTTGCTGCAAGACTTGTGATGCCTCGCAGCTGTGACATTTTGGCACGCACCTGGTGACTACTGCCCCCAACCTACACCAGTAACCAAAAGTAAAACTGGCGTTTATTGCGTTGAGGCTTTGCGAAGCACTTCGAATAGTACTGGAGACGCCTTACGCCCGCAAGGCGGCGGCTCACCGGGCGCGCCAAGCCTGTGCAACAATCCGGTGACGCCGCCCGCCGACCCCTCGTGCGCCCGATAGCCGCTTGTTTGTGGGTCACGGGGGCGTTACGATACCGAACAGTGTAGCCAGCAGTCACCGAGCCTCGATAGGTCCGCATGTCACATCGTATCCGTCATCTGGGCAGCTTTCTGATCGTCGCAATGGCCCTTACCGGTTGCACGAACGAGACGAGACTGGTCAGCACCCTCGACAATGGAGACGCCTCTCACAACGACGTCTCCCCTCAAGATGCCGCGGACCCCGACACGACTCTGCCGCCGCAGGACACCGGACCGGACACCACCGAGGTGGACACCGGCCCCAACCCTCCCGAGGGCCCCTCGGTAGCCATCTACTGCGCTCAGGCCGCACGCGTGATGTGTGACAGGCTCTACGAATGCGCCGACGCGACGGTCACGCTGCGCAGCCAACTCGAGGGCAACTTCGGCTTCGACGACCAGTACGAGTGCCGCCAGAAGATGACCCGGCGCATGGTCGAGTTCTGCCACCCGGCCGCCATCAGCGCCCAGAAAGGCCGCCTCGACTACAGTCCCCAGGCCGCCGACACCTGCCTCGACACGATGCAGACGACGAGTTGCGCTGACTTCGCCGCCGGCCTGCCGCCGCTTCGCTTCATGACGCTCTTCGAGCCGACCTTCTGCGGCGACATCGGCGTGGCCACCCGCCAGCCCTCCGACGCCTGCTTGTCCCACAGCGACTGCACCGGTGAGGACGCCTACTGCGACGGCTCGAGCTACGTCGGGAACGTGGCCACCAACGGCACTTGCGGCGTGCGCGGCCAAGCCGGCCAGTCTTGCACGCTCCCCGAAGACTGCGCCGAGGGCCTCTACTGCGACCGCGACGGCGTCTGCTCCGAACCTCCCGGCGAGAACGAGCCCTGCACGAGCATCTGCCAGTCGGGCCTCATCTGCAATCGCGAGGTCGACGAATGCCGTCCCCTGGGAGGCGACTCCGACCCCTGCTACGAGGCGATCGAGTGCCAGCCCGACCTGGCCTGCGGCGCCGACAACACCTGCCAGACTCCGCCCGCCAACGGCGAGTCGTGCTTCGAGCGCTGCCAGCCCGACCTGAAGTGCAACCTGCAAACCGGCACCTGTGAGCCGCTGCCCAGCCAGGGCGAAGACTGCTCGGGCGAGTGCGCCGACGGCTTTGTGTGCGGCGCGGACTCTACATGCCAGCCCATCGCCTCCGAAGGCGACTCCTGCGCGTCCAACGACTGCACCGACGGACTCCTGTGCACCAACGCCACCGCCACTTGCGTCGTCCCGGCCCTCGTCGATACCTCCTGCGAGCCCGGAAACTGCGTCTGGTACGCCACCTGCCATCCCTCGGGCACCTGCGACCCGCTCCCCTCGCTCGGCGAGGCGTGCACCGGCGCGTGCATCGAGCCGGCGGTCTGCTCCGGCGGCACCTGCACCGACCCCTCCAACCTCGAGCCGTGCGACAGTGGAAGTTGTAGCGCCGCTGACGAGTTCTGTGACGACGGCGTCTGCGTCAAAGGGTGACAACACCCCACTCGCGACCCGATCCCCAAGTCTGACAAATCAGCCGGGGGCTCCTCCCCAGCGCGTCCAGCGCAGGGGAGGTGGTCGAGCGCCCCGCGCGAGACCGGAGGGGCCACGCCAACAAGCAAGGGATTTCAGTCCCTCCATTGACACATATGGTCGAACGCGGCATTAGTGCCCCCGCAAAAAGCGCCCGAATTCCCTGCAGTTCTCACCTGTCGAGAGGACCATGAGCGACGCGAGCAAGAAAGGCATCGAAGAGTTGACCGTCAACACCATCCGCACCCTGGCCATGGACGCCGTCCAGAAGGCCAACAGCGGCCACCCGGGCGCCCCCATGGGCCTGGCCCCCGCCGCCTACGTGGTGTGGCACAATCACCTGCGTCACAACCCCAAGAACCCCGACTGGCACGACCGCGACCGGTTCATCCTGTCGAACGGCCACGCCTCCATGCTGCTGTACGCCATGCTTCACCTGACCGGCTACGAGCAGATGACCCTCGAGCAGATCGAGAACTTCCGCCAGTGGGACAGCGCCACCCCCGGCCACCCCGAAAACTTCGAGACCGAAGGCGTCGAGATGACCACCGGCCCGCTCGGCCAGGGGTTTGCGACCGCCGTGGGCATGGCCCTGAGCGAAGCGCAGCTCAACGAGCGCTTCGACGGCGTGGTCGACCACTTCACCTACGTCTTCTGCTCCGACGGCGACCTCATGGAGGGCATCTCCCATGAGGCCGCTTCGCTCGCCGGCCACCTCGGCCTGGGCAAGCTCGTCTACATCTTCGACGACAACAGCATCACCATCGACGGCGGCACCGACCTGACGTTCACCGAGGACGTCCAGAAGCGCTTCGAGGCCTACGGCTGGCACGTGCAGACCGTCGAGGACGGCAACGATCTCGACGCCATCGACGAGGCGGTCGAGGCCGCCAAGCAGGTCACCGACAAGCCCAGCATCATCGCGCTGCGCACCGTCATCGGCTACGGCTCGCCCAACAAGGCCGGCAAGTCCTCCTCGCACGGCTCGCCGCTGGGCGACGACGAAATCGCCGCCACCAAAGCGGCGCTCGGCTGGGAGTACGACGAGCCGTTCTTCGTGCCCGAAGAAGTCCAGGCCCACATGAGCGCGGCGGTCGATCGCGGCCACCAGCTCGAGAGCGAGTGGGCCGACCGCCTCGAGAAATACGCCGAAGAGGCCCCCGAGAAATACGCCGAGCTCACCCGCCGGCTCGCCGGCAAGCTCCCCGAGGGCTGGGACGCCGACCTGCCCACCTTCGAGCCCGACGCCAAGGGCATGGCCACCCGCAAGTCGAGCGGCGCGGTCGTCAAAGAGCTGTACGCCAAGCTCCCCGAGTTCACCGGCGGCTCGGCCGACCTGGCCGGCTCGAACAAGACGCTCTTCGAAGAGTTCGGCATCATGAGCCCGGGCCACTTCGACGCCCAGAACATCCACTTCGGAGTGCGCGAGCACGCCATGTTCGCCATCGCCAACGGCATGACGCTGCACGGCGGCACCCGCGGCTTCGGCGCCACGTTCCTGATCTTCTCGGACTACATGCGCCCGGCGCTGCGCCTGGCCGCGCTCATGCAGACCCCGTCGATCGGCGTGTTCACCCACGATTCCATCGGTCTGGGCGAAGACGGCCCCACCCACCAGCCCATCGAGCACCTGGCCTCGCTGCGCGCCATGCCCAACATGACGGTGCTGCGCCCCGCCGACGCCAACGAAGTGCGCGAGTGCTGGCAGGTCGCCATCGAGAACACCACCGGCCCGTCGTCCCTGGCGCTCACCCGCCAGTCGGTGCCCACCCTCGACCGCGAGGCGCTCGGCAGCGTCGGCGACGCCACCAAAGGCGCCTACATCCTGGCCGACAGCGACGCCGATGAGCCGGAGGTCATCTTGATGGCCTCGGGCAGCGAAGTCGCCGTCTGCCTCGACGCCTACAAAAAGCTCACCGACGAGGGCGTCGCCGCCCGCGTCGTCAGCATGCCCTCCTGGGAGGTCTTCGAGGCGCAAGACGACGCCTGGAAGGAGCAAGTCCTTCCCAAGAGCGTCACCAAACGCGTGGCCGTCGAGGCCGCCGCCACCTTCGGCTGGGAGCGCTACACGGGCTGGGACGGCCACGTCCACGGCCTCGATCGCTTCGGCAAGTCGGCCCCGGCCGGCGAAGTGTTCGAGAAGCTCGGCTTTACCGGCGACAACATCGCCGAGTTGGCCAAAGGGCTTCTGTGATCGCCTAGCTTTATGAGGCCCCCCATCCGCCTCGCGCTAAACTGCGCGCGAGGCACCTTCCCCCCGGGGAAGGGATGCCCCTGCGGAAAGCAAGGCGTAGCTTTATGAGGCCTTGCGAAAAGCAACGTGGTCCAAAGAAGCTAAGGCAGCCCTTCCCCCGGGGGAAGGTGCCCGTAGCGAAGCGAAGGGCGGATGGGGGGCGTCAAGAAGCTACGCCTCACTCTCTCATCAAACCGAGGCTTCAAAGCGATGCACAAAACGCTGTCTGTCGTCATTCTGGCTACTCTTTGCGCCATCGCCTCCCCCGCCATGGCCCAGTCCCCCACCGTCGAAGGCGCCCTGCAGACCCACTTCGGCGCCGACTCCGACGACCCGGCCGCCCAGGTCCTGCGTAAAGCCGGCTACAGCTACGAGCGCACCCTCGTCGCCGAGATGCTCCCCAGCGAGACGACCCTCTTCGTCGAGGTCGAGCTCGCCCGCGACGACACCAACCTGCGATACCCGCTCAAACTCGCCCGCAAGCTCGACGGCGGCGAGGTACGCTGGTCGGTCGACTGGTCCCCCGTCGAGGACTACGCCCGCGGCCTGGTCGCCGTGGGCAAAGACGACGGCCTCGCCCCCATCAACGCCAAGACCGACTGGATCGCCGTCGAGCGCCTGCCGGCCTTTCCGGTCATCGTCGGCGAGCAGGTCTTCGTGACGCCCTACGGCCGCGTGGCCACCCAAACGCAGCCGTCGGGCGACGAAGCCGCCCAACTCGCCCCGCCCAAAAAGCTCGCCGAGCACGCCCAGCGCTGGATCGGGCTCACCCTCGAGGACGAGCCGGGCACCGCGAACGTCGACCTGATCTTGTCGCCCGACGTCACCTGGCAACGCGCTACCACAGCGCTCATGGCGCCGGCCTCGTTCGGCATGTTTCGCATGTATGTGGTGGGGAGTAACGATGGGCGCCCGGTCGCCTTCGCCACCGCCGCGCCGGTCCTGCGCCAGGCGCCCGACGGCGCGGCCCCGCTCGTCGTGGGCATGTACCCCGCCGGCGAAGAAAGCGCCTTCAAAGTACGCATCGGCGACGAAGTCGTCGCCGGCGAGGACGCCTGCGCCGCCGCGATGACCTTCTGCGCCAAGACGCTCGCCGACTTCGAACAACAGGCCCTCGACCGGATCACCGCCGCGGTGACCGAAAAGCAGACCAAGCTCGCCTACGTGATGTTCGCCGCCACCGGCGACTTCGAAGCGAGCGCCGTCGCCAATCACCTCATCGGCCTGGGCCGCGCGCTGGGCGTGCCGACCGCCAAGATCTTCATGGGCTATATCGGAGGCAAGCAATGATGCGAGCACGCCGCCACCAAAAAATCCGAAACCCTCGCCGGCTTGATCTCGTCTACTTACTGGCCTGCTTACTCGTAGGCCCCTGGCTGACCGGCTGCGCGACGACGCCCCAAACGACGGCTCAAACGGGCGAGGCCGAAACGACCGCGCAGACAACCCCGGCCACCCCGGCCCCCGAAGGGCCGTTCGAGGCCGCACAGACGTGGGCGAGCGAGTTTTCGGCGGACACGGCCCCCGAGGCCGTCCGTGAAGTCGTCGGCGACTGGAAGCGCGCTCGGGTCGCCCGCGTATGGGCCTCCGGCGAGGAGTACCGCGCGGTCGTTGTACAAAAAAGCACCGCCAGGGAAACCCCAGCGGTGCTGCTTCGCATCACACGAGGCGACGCGAAGAGGTGGGAGGTCACCGGTGTCGAGCCGACGACCTCCACAAACCTATGGTCGGAGTTATAGATTCATGTGCTAAGGCTCGATCCGCGCATCAAACCTGCGATGAGCATGAGCAGGAAGATGCCCAGGAACACGAAGAACAGAATCTTTGCGATCGTCGCCGCGCCTGCTGCGATGCCACCAAAACCAAAGACGGCTGCAACGATAGCGACGACGAGAAATACAAGCGCCCACTTCAGCATGACGCCTCCTCGTTAGAGAGAAGATGAACCTCGGGTTCCCCCCGTACTTCCGAGGACTTTTGCTAACTCCGAATCCAAGATAAGCACCAGCAACCTACTGAAAACACTAGGATAGAACGTGGTACAGCAGCGACTTGCAATTTTGGGGGCCGGACCGATCGGACTCGAGACCGCGCTGTACGCGCTCGGCAAGGGCTATGAGGTACAGGTTTACGAGCGCGACATGCCCGGCGCCCACGTCGCCAGGTGGGGCCACGTACGCCTGTTCTCGCCCTGGGAGATGAACCGAAGCCCGTGGGGCGAGCGCGCGGTACGCGAGGCGGGCCACGAGCTGGCCGACGCCGAGGCGTTTCCGACCGGCCGCGAGTACCTCGACCGCTATCTGCTGCCGCTGGCGCGCCTCGAAAGGCTGCGCGGCCGCATCCACGAGGGCAGCAAGGTCGTCGGCGTCTCCCGACGCCACGCGCTCAAGGGCCACTACATCGGCGACGAGAAGCGCGCCGAAGGCCCCTTCGTCCTCCTGCTCGACGAAGCCGACGGCGAGCGCTACGTCGAGGCCGACATCGTCATCGACACCACCGGCGTGTATGACCAACCCGGCCACCTCGGCCCCGGCGGGCTGCCCGCCCTGGGCGAACGCGCCGCCGACAGACTCATCGAGCGCCACATCCCCGACGTGCTCGGCACCGACCGCGCACAATACGAAGGCAAGACGACGCTGCTCGTCGGAAACGGCTACTCGGCGGTCACCTCGGCGCATCTGCTGGCCAAGCTGCACGCCGACGCCCCCGAAACACACGTCCACTGGCTGCTGCTCGACGACGCCCCGCCCTACGCCCCCATGGCCGACGACCCGCTCCCCGAGCGCCTCGCCCTGGCCACCTTCGGCAACGACGCCGCCCGCGGCCAGGTCGACGGCATCGCCCCGGTCTTCGGCCAACTGCAACGCCTCGAACTCAGCAATGACGGGCTCGTCGCCGACGTCGACTTGGTCGACGGCACGCGCACCCTCGAGCTCGACCGAGTCATCGGCAACGTGGGCTACAAGCCCGACGCGAGCCTGTACCGCGAGCTGCAGATCCACCAGTGCTACGCCTCCGAAGGCCCCATGAAGCTCGCCGCCTACCTGCTCAGTCAAAGCGGCGGCGGCGGCGACTGCCTCGCGCAGACCAGCGGCGGCTTCGAAACCCTGGTCAGCCCGGAACCCGACTTTTACATTTTGGGCGCAAAGAGTTACGGACGTAACTCGGACTTCTTGCTCAAGCTAGGCTTCGAGCAAATCGAAGAGTTATTCGCCGGACTGCAGTAAAGACGACATATGTTCAAATTGAGAGCCGACACCCCACCCGAGTGGGCCGTCTACGTCGCCGACCACCTCGACCAATTCCTCATCGACCACGCCGCCTGCGAGCGAAAGGCCTCGGCCAACGCCATGCACTTCGTGGTGCGCTACCCCGACCGCGCCGACATCGTCGACGCCATGGTCGAGGTCGCCCGCGAGGAGCTCGAGCACTTCCACGACGTCTTCCACCTGATGCAGGAGCGCGGCGTCGAGCTCGCCGCCGACGAAAAGGACCCCTACGTCAACGCGCTGCTCAAAAAGAGCCACAAAAAGGGCGAAAAACGCCTGCTCGACCGGCTGCTCTTGGGCTCGATCATCGAATACCGCGGCTGCGAGCGCTTCGCGATGCTCTCGCGCGAACTCGCCAAACGCCCCGACGACGCCGCCCTCGCCGAGTTCTACAAAGAACTCGCCGCCAGCGAGTCGAAGCACCGCGGCGACTTCTACGAGCTCGCCCTGAACCACTTCGACCGCGACGACGTCGAAGCACGCCTCGACTTCTGGCTCGACCTCGAAGGCCAGATCGTCGACGAGTTGCCCATTCGCGCGGCGTTGCACTAAGAGTTCACCACGGGGCTCACGGAGAGAAGCTGTTTACGCCTTTACCCGTGCTCCCGTGCTCCCCCTGATAAACCCCCCATGGCTTTTTACGCCTTTCCCCGTGTCTCCGTGCCCTCCGTGGTGAAACCCCCATGGCAAAAAGGCCCAACAAAGCAATCCGTCGCTACCTGAAGCGCCACGGCCACGACGTGCCCGAAGCGAGCACGCTGCCCGCGCCGCACCCGGACTTACGCGCCTCGGTGGTCATCCCCGCCTACGACGAGCTCGACAATATCGGCCGGGTCATCGCCTCGCTGGAGCAGGCGAGCGAGACACCCGAGGTGTTCGAGGTGATCGTGGTGGTGAACAACGCCCGCGATGCTGCCGCCGACAAGGTCGAGGCGAACCGAAAGACGATCGCGATGCTGCGCGACCTGCAGACGCCGTTCGCGCTGCACGTCGTCGACCGCTCGCGTCCGGAGCAGGCCTACGACCCGGAGGACGCCGGCGTGGGGCTCGCCCGGCGTGAGGGCGCCGACCTGGCGCTCGAGCGGCTTCTGTCGGTCGGCCGCGGCGCCGACGGGCTCATGCCGTGTCTGGACGGCGACTCCCCGGTCGCCCCCGGCTACATCGACGGGCTCATCGCCGAATTCGACGCCTACCCCGACATGCTCGCCGGTGTGTGCCGCTACCGCCACCCGGTGCCCGACGAGGGCGAGCACGCCCGCGCCATCGCCGCCTACGAGGCGTGGATGCGCTACTGGGAAGCCGCGATGGTGCTCACAGGCTCGCCGTACGCCTTCCAGTCGATCGGCTCGTGCATGGTCCTGAGCGCCCGCGGCTACGCCCTGGCCGACGGCATGCCCACGCTGCAGGCGCTGAGCGACTTCTACGTGCTCGAAAAGGTCATCAAAGCCGGCGGCCCGGGCGCCGTGCGCCAACTCGGCGCCCCGCTCGTCTACCCGTCCGCGCGCCCCTCCGGCCGCGTGCCCCGCGGCACCGGGCCCAGCGTCCGCATGCAGATGGAGACGGGCACCACCCGCTTCGAGATGGCCGAGCCCCCGGGCGTCTTCTTCGCCCTGGGGAGCCTGTTCGACGCCGTCCAAGAGGGCTTTCGCAACCCCGAGGCCCTGCGCGACGCCGTCGACAGCTCCGGCGCCTACGCCCCCATCCTCGCCAAACTGCTCCAAGAGTACCTCGACGAGATCGACGCCTGGCCCACCTTCGCCAAGCTACGCGACAACGCCCCCACCGCCGCCCACTTCGCGCGCCACTTCCACACCTGGTTCGACAACCTCAAGGTCGTCAAATTCGCCAACGTCGCCAAGCGAAGCCGCGGCGGAGTGTGGATCTTCGACGCCGTGCGCGACGTCTACGCCGCCCTCGGCCTCACCCAGGTCGCCACGAAGATCCCGCGCGTCGGCCCCGACGAGGCCGACGTCGCCGCCTGGCGCGAGCTTCTGGACGTGCTGCGCGACGCGGAATTGGCGGTGCATCTGTCGATGTAAGTGATGCTCTTCTATGCAGAAGTGATGGCCTTGCCGGTGCGCGGCGCCTGCTACATGGGGCGCCCTGAACTGCGGGCGATAAGGACATAGGGGTCGCGCTGTCGGGGCGTGCGGGTTGTCGCAGCCTGCGTTGGAGGGGTCACAACCATCGTGGCGCGGCGCCTCGCAGCCCTCATGTCCTTAACGCGCGTAGTCCAGCGCGCCCCATGTAGAGGGCGTTCCTCCTCTGCAAGGCCTCCTCTCTGTTCTCAACACGGTGTCTGACACCGAGTTCAGCGGACACCGTGTCGCTGGCCTTGCCGGTGCGCGGCGCCTGCTACATGGGGCGCCCTGAACTGCGGGCGATAAGGACATAGGGGTCGCGCTGTCGGGGCCTTCGGGTTGTCGCAGCCTGCGTTGGTGGGGATTACAACCATCGTGGCGCGGCGCCTCGCAGCCCTCATGTCCTTAACGCGCGTAGTCCAGCGCGCCCCATGTAGAGGGCGTTCCTCCTCTGCAAGGCCTCCTCTCTGTTCTCAACACGGTGTCTGACACCGAGTTCAGCGGACACCGTGTCGCTGGCCTTGCCGGTGCGCGGCGCCTGCTACATGGGGCGCCCTGAACTGCGGGCGATAAGGACATAGGGGTCGCGCTGTCGGGGCCTTCGGGTTGTCGCAGCCTGCGTTGGTGGGGATTACAACCATCGTGGCGCGGCGCCTCGCAGCCCTCATGTCCTTAACGCGCGTAGTCCAGCGCGCCCCATGTAGAAGGCGTTCCTCCTCTGCAAGGCCTCCTCTCTGTCCCTTGCCGACACTTTGTCACAGACCGGGGTAAGTGATCGTAGCTGGTTCGCCCAAAGTGACCACGGCTGGTTCGGCCAAAGTGATCGGCCCTGGTTCGGCCAAAGTGATCGCAAAATCGGGCGGATGTCGATGACCTGAAACGCTCAGACTGGGAGAATGCAGAGCAGATGGCTTTAGCCCCTGCTCTGGAGGACCCGATGAGCAATGAGAGGATCGACATGCATCGATTACAAGACCTGGTGCGGATGCACCGTGAGGGCGTTGGCTGCCGCGAGATTGCCCGCCTTCTAAAGATGAGTCCCAATACCGAGCGCAAATACCGCCACGCGCTCGATGAGGCTGGATTGCTCAAAGGCGAGCCTTCCGAGATCATCCCACTGGACGAGCTCAAGCAGGCGGTCGCAGAGCTCCTTCCGACGAGCACGCCGCCCCAGGAGACCTCCACGGTCGAGCCGTGGCGCGCACAGATTGAAGAGATGTACGAGCGCACGCGCTCACCCCGAGCCATCTGGGACAGGCTTCGGCTCGAGCACGCCGATTTCGACGGCAGCCTGTCCGCCGTCAAGCGCATGTGCGCCCGCATCAAAGCCGACAGAGGCCCACGTCCGCAAGATGTGGTCATTCGCGTCGAGACCGCGCCAGGAGAGATTGCCCAGGTCGACTTTGGCTATGTCGGCCGACTCTTCGACCCGATGAGCGGCAAAGTCAGAAAGGCTTATGCCTTCGTGATGGTCCTGGGCTTCAGCCGTCTGATGTACGTCGACCTGGTTTTCGACCAAAAGGTCGACACCTGGCTTCGCCTGCACGTCGACGCCTTCGAGTACTTCGGCGGCGTGCCCGAGACGGTGGTGCCGGACAATCTCAAAGCGGCGGTTGTGCGCTGCTATTTCGGGCTCAAGGACAAACCGGAGCTCAACCGAAGCTACCGTGAGCTTGCTCGCCACTACGGCTTTATGATTGACCCGACCCCGCCGTATGCCCCTGAAAAGAAGGGCAAAGTCGAGTCGGCGGTCAAGTACGTCAAATCAAACTTCTTTGCGCCGCGCGCCCTCGAGAAGCTCGACGAGGCCAAGGAGCAATTGAGCCTGTGGCTCGACCAGATTGCCAATCGGCGAGTCCACGGCACCACTCACAGGGTGCCCCGCGAGCACTTCGACGCTGAGGAGGCAGAAGCACTTAAAGCACTGCCGCCGACGCCCTTTGTGCCGGTGGTCTGGAAGAAGGCCAAGGTCCACCGCGACAGCCACGTCGAATTCGAGCGCCGGCTCTACTCGGTGCCGTTTCGGCTCATCGGCCAGACCGTCTGGATCCGAGCTCGAGGCGCAAGCGTCGATATCTTCTATGACGACGAGCTGTGCACCTCGCACAAGCGAAGCGGTCCCAGAAAGAGCACCCATGAGGCACACCTTCCT
It encodes:
- the istA gene encoding IS21 family transposase, yielding MHRLQDLVRMHREGVGCREIARLLKMSPNTERKYRHALDEAGLLKGEPSEIIPLDELKQAVAELLPTSTPPQETSTVEPWRAQIEEMYERTRSPRAIWDRLRLEHADFDGSLSAVKRMCARIKADRGPRPQDVVIRVETAPGEIAQVDFGYVGRLFDPMSGKVRKAYAFVMVLGFSRLMYVDLVFDQKVDTWLRLHVDAFEYFGGVPETVVPDNLKAAVVRCYFGLKDKPELNRSYRELARHYGFMIDPTPPYAPEKKGKVESAVKYVKSNFFAPRALEKLDEAKEQLSLWLDQIANRRVHGTTHRVPREHFDAEEAEALKALPPTPFVPVVWKKAKVHRDSHVEFERRLYSVPFRLIGQTVWIRARGASVDIFYDDELCTSHKRSGPRKSTHEAHLPEGRRDLRHRSRQWWQDKADRMSPIVGEYVEEVFGADDVFNQLRAVQAIVSYLEQFPVERAEGACRRARAFGNYTYQGIKRILVEGIDLEPAIPQAVYVHGKLAHPRFARNFEELALAEEVYHERS